One genomic region from Spirosoma sp. KCTC 42546 encodes:
- a CDS encoding DUF5686 and carboxypeptidase-like regulatory domain-containing protein, producing MTRLLRTFFLFSFLLAGWPLLATAQQKVYTIRGRVTDKATGEGIPFASIALKGKTSGTTSDVDGRYSLQIRQLSDSLVVLSLGYRTGSYPIQSQATQTIDAQLIAAATKLQEVKVYAKGGDPAYRVMREVVRKRDQYNPAQLVAYQYDSYTKIEAYINNFAQKRKNNKGPGPIGRLLGKLPAIIDENGKPAVPVFISETFSNFYARTSPEKTKEAVLKSHVTGVGVSDGGLIAQLTGASFQQYNFYRNSLYILQKDIPSPLGSQWETVYTFRLKDTVALNNAICFAIEFTPKRASDLAFIGTVLIDTLHRALAHIDARVDKRANINFVDELHIEQDWETTASGLRFPIQTQVTIDTDEPAPRAPGALIRFFTFSSNIIENRPKELNFYDPAIELADDYKETDTAFWQSVRPNSLSPDELRAMHVVDSVRNVPFIKVAGEIIKLGVIGYKPLGKWNVDLGPILDSYASNTVEGHRFRLGLRTNTGFSKKWLLSGYVAYGTTDEQLKYSANIEYILSRKPWTVIGVKRSYDLERVGVSTDNIGNNSLFAAYSRFGTIRRPYFQEENLVYFRREMGRGFTQTLALRNRSFEPLFPFAFQPQVHDDDQTIRSTYQTTELISETRFAPDEVILQNDNVRVSTGAIRKPIFTLRYTLGLRNVLDGDFTYHRIALGMKHSFRMGVLGRTYYTLGVGIIPSTVPYPLLYMPLGNESSFYVGNAFNLMNYFEFVSDRWATVQFEHNFNGLLVNRLPLLRRLKWRELITAKVLVGSVSASNLAMIPATNAAGQAVEGFSSLTQTPYIEVGYGIDNIFKVLRVDAIHRLTYRDTIGRTGVPVTPFAIKFSGWLAF from the coding sequence ATGACTCGATTACTACGAACTTTTTTTCTGTTTAGTTTTTTGCTGGCTGGCTGGCCTTTGTTGGCAACTGCCCAGCAAAAAGTCTATACCATTCGTGGTCGGGTAACCGATAAAGCCACTGGGGAAGGTATTCCGTTCGCTAGTATAGCCCTGAAAGGTAAAACGTCGGGTACAACATCTGATGTTGATGGACGCTACTCGCTCCAGATCAGGCAATTGTCCGATTCGTTAGTGGTACTTAGTTTAGGCTATCGAACAGGTTCATACCCAATTCAGTCCCAGGCAACACAAACAATTGATGCACAGTTAATAGCTGCAGCCACGAAACTCCAGGAAGTTAAGGTGTATGCAAAAGGGGGCGATCCAGCCTATCGGGTCATGCGTGAAGTTGTTCGTAAGCGAGATCAGTATAACCCCGCACAACTCGTAGCCTATCAATACGATAGCTATACGAAGATTGAAGCGTACATCAACAATTTCGCCCAGAAACGTAAAAACAATAAAGGTCCTGGTCCAATCGGGCGGTTATTGGGCAAACTTCCGGCAATTATTGATGAGAATGGAAAGCCCGCGGTGCCCGTATTTATTTCAGAAACGTTCTCTAATTTTTACGCTCGCACCAGTCCCGAGAAAACCAAAGAAGCCGTTCTGAAATCGCACGTGACCGGGGTAGGGGTTTCGGATGGTGGGCTGATTGCCCAATTAACGGGCGCATCATTTCAGCAGTACAATTTTTACCGAAATTCTCTTTACATTCTTCAGAAAGACATTCCGTCGCCCCTGGGTAGCCAGTGGGAAACGGTCTATACCTTCCGGTTAAAAGATACCGTTGCCCTCAATAATGCCATTTGTTTTGCCATTGAATTTACCCCGAAACGGGCTTCTGATTTAGCATTCATCGGAACGGTTCTAATTGATACGCTTCATAGAGCGCTGGCTCATATTGATGCTCGGGTTGATAAACGCGCCAATATCAATTTCGTGGATGAACTGCACATTGAGCAGGATTGGGAAACAACGGCATCAGGTCTTCGGTTTCCGATCCAGACACAGGTGACAATTGATACCGACGAGCCCGCTCCACGCGCACCCGGTGCTTTAATTCGGTTTTTTACCTTCTCTAGTAATATCATCGAGAACAGACCGAAAGAACTCAATTTCTACGACCCAGCCATTGAACTGGCCGATGATTATAAGGAAACGGACACGGCTTTCTGGCAGAGTGTACGCCCCAATTCACTCTCTCCGGATGAATTACGGGCCATGCATGTTGTGGATTCGGTACGCAATGTGCCATTTATAAAAGTAGCTGGCGAAATTATTAAGCTGGGCGTAATTGGGTATAAGCCATTGGGTAAATGGAACGTTGATCTGGGGCCAATTTTAGATTCCTATGCCAGCAATACGGTAGAGGGTCACCGGTTTAGACTCGGTTTACGAACCAATACAGGCTTTAGCAAAAAATGGCTCCTGAGCGGCTACGTAGCCTATGGCACGACGGATGAACAGCTAAAATACAGTGCCAATATCGAATACATTCTGAGTCGAAAACCCTGGACGGTCATTGGCGTGAAGCGCAGTTACGATTTGGAGCGGGTTGGCGTATCGACCGATAATATTGGCAATAATTCCCTGTTTGCGGCTTACTCTCGCTTCGGCACCATCCGGCGCCCCTATTTCCAGGAGGAAAATCTGGTTTACTTCCGGCGCGAAATGGGCCGGGGTTTTACGCAGACGCTGGCCCTCAGAAACCGTAGTTTTGAACCGCTGTTCCCATTTGCTTTCCAGCCTCAGGTGCACGATGACGATCAAACCATCCGGAGCACCTATCAAACAACGGAGTTGATTTCGGAAACCCGTTTTGCTCCAGATGAAGTAATCCTCCAGAATGACAATGTAAGGGTGAGTACCGGAGCAATTCGCAAGCCTATTTTTACCCTGCGTTACACGCTCGGGTTACGAAATGTGCTCGATGGTGATTTTACGTATCACCGGATTGCCTTAGGTATGAAGCATTCCTTTCGGATGGGTGTTTTGGGAAGAACCTATTATACACTTGGTGTTGGTATTATCCCCTCTACGGTCCCCTATCCACTGTTGTATATGCCTTTGGGTAACGAGTCGTCGTTCTATGTAGGAAATGCTTTTAACTTAATGAACTACTTCGAGTTCGTTTCCGACCGCTGGGCTACGGTACAGTTTGAACATAATTTCAATGGCTTGTTAGTCAATCGGTTGCCTTTGTTGCGTCGGCTTAAATGGCGAGAGTTGATCACCGCGAAGGTATTAGTCGGTAGTGTTTCTGCGTCTAATTTAGCCATGATTCCCGCAACCAATGCAGCAGGACAGGCAGTGGAGGGTTTCAGCTCGCTTACCCAAACGCCTTACATCGAAGTGGGTTACGGTATCGACAATATCTTTAAGGTGCTCCGCGTAGATGCCATTCATCGGCTAACCTACCGCGATACTATCGGCCGTACCGGTGTGCCCGTTACCCCCTTTGCCATCAAATTCTCTGGCTGGCTGGCGTTTTAG
- a CDS encoding RluA family pseudouridine synthase, producing the protein MDNTEKPRRQRGQRTDSKFTVSEPAQLMAFLIEQLPHKNRNNIKSLLSNKQILIDGKVYTQFNHPLREGQVVTVAANRAPQTTQYRGLTILYEDPSIIVINKQAGLLSMATNKERDRTAYGILSDYLKKENPTNKIFIIHRLDRETSGVMMFAKSEKVQRLMQESWNATTKERTYVALVEGVPEPPTGTITSFLRESKALIVYSSQNPDNGQLSITNYNVIKANNGFALVELELETGRKNQIRVHMQDIGHPVVGDAKYGATTNPIGRLGLHAEVLAFEHPITGESMRFDAPVPKIFLSALKERNEE; encoded by the coding sequence ATGGATAATACCGAAAAGCCTCGCCGACAACGCGGTCAACGTACCGATAGTAAATTCACTGTATCGGAGCCCGCCCAACTGATGGCGTTTTTGATTGAACAACTTCCCCACAAAAACCGGAATAATATCAAGTCGCTACTCAGTAACAAGCAGATTCTGATTGACGGTAAAGTATATACACAGTTTAATCACCCGCTTCGGGAGGGGCAGGTTGTAACGGTTGCCGCCAACCGGGCACCCCAAACAACTCAATATCGGGGACTGACCATTCTCTACGAAGACCCAAGTATTATTGTCATTAACAAGCAGGCTGGTCTGCTTTCTATGGCTACCAATAAAGAGCGGGATCGGACAGCGTATGGTATTCTGAGCGACTACCTTAAAAAAGAGAATCCCACTAACAAAATATTTATCATTCACCGACTCGACCGTGAGACATCGGGTGTGATGATGTTCGCCAAGAGTGAGAAGGTTCAGCGCCTGATGCAGGAGTCCTGGAATGCTACCACCAAGGAGCGGACGTATGTCGCGCTGGTAGAAGGAGTGCCGGAACCGCCAACAGGAACGATAACCTCCTTTCTACGCGAAAGCAAGGCCCTGATTGTGTATTCGAGCCAAAACCCGGATAACGGGCAACTGTCGATCACAAATTACAACGTGATTAAAGCGAATAACGGTTTCGCCTTGGTAGAGCTTGAGTTGGAAACGGGCCGCAAGAACCAGATTCGGGTGCACATGCAGGACATTGGCCATCCAGTTGTTGGCGACGCCAAGTATGGAGCGACAACGAACCCAATTGGGCGACTAGGTCTGCATGCCGAAGTGCTTGCATTTGAACACCCAATCACGGGCGAATCCATGCGATTCGATGCGCCCGTGCCGAAAATATTTCTGAGTGCATTGAAGGAAAGGAATGAGGAATAA
- a CDS encoding glycosyltransferase family 2 protein, with protein sequence MLLSVLIPAYNEINNIDTLIEKVQAVPLTKEIIIVDDGSTDGTRERLATYKSTPNIQVILHEHNQGKGAAIRTAIQHMKGDIAIVQDADLEYEPQDYLELVKPIVEGKEKVVYGSRFLRPENRHSYYSFYVGGQVVTLLTNILFNQRLTDEPTCYKVFDAHFLRSIPLDCTRFEFCPEVTAKVAKRGIRIKELPISYYPRSIAEGKKISWMDGIEAIWVLLKYRIVK encoded by the coding sequence ATGCTGCTATCTGTTCTGATTCCTGCTTACAATGAGATTAACAATATTGATACCCTCATCGAGAAAGTTCAAGCTGTTCCGTTAACGAAAGAAATAATCATTGTTGACGATGGGTCAACGGATGGCACCCGCGAGCGATTGGCCACCTATAAATCCACGCCAAATATTCAGGTTATTTTACACGAGCATAATCAGGGGAAAGGAGCCGCCATTCGCACTGCCATTCAGCACATGAAGGGCGATATCGCCATTGTTCAGGATGCCGATTTAGAGTATGAACCACAGGATTATCTGGAGTTAGTCAAGCCTATTGTTGAAGGCAAGGAGAAAGTTGTGTACGGATCGCGCTTCCTGAGACCCGAAAATCGCCATTCGTATTATAGTTTCTACGTAGGTGGGCAGGTCGTTACCTTATTGACCAATATTCTTTTCAATCAACGGCTTACCGATGAGCCAACCTGCTATAAAGTATTTGATGCCCATTTTCTGCGGTCTATTCCTCTTGACTGTACCCGCTTTGAGTTTTGCCCTGAAGTAACGGCTAAAGTAGCTAAGCGGGGTATTCGGATTAAAGAACTCCCCATAAGTTATTATCCCCGATCCATTGCCGAAGGCAAAAAGATTTCCTGGATGGATGGCATCGAAGCAATTTGGGTATTGCTCAAATATCGTATTGTGAAGTAA
- a CDS encoding glycosyltransferase family 39 protein, with product MTRFRLFLVLFCPIFFLFAYNSGYGYDAYEYLILARTLNEGYNLYDFIPSKSYLLYSSTNVLLNLLGGYNHVSVSALITLLATGVLVSSWRAARLFGERVAFLTVALTATCCFFMEMNFLEPESWIAIFGLNAFTLAVGNNGKPNWRWFGAGILLGIAMCFKSVAAFYVVGFGAFILLLWLTGRLTFWPMVGRGMLVLAGFVAPLLLSMFYFYTTNRLDAHLEWTYIYPFGGYPSHTLFLTKFLIKLSWLLLLLLVSFFVVFQQPYRTIYQQTPALWLALLVASFSCVTMLKTQASHYFFQAAVFFVIHLGFLADQWLAQYEARHQKVSYRMAFWGAGVVALLLLVSILLYRPATVQRFFTIRNYQDEEQAGAFIREQVGQAGHVLFFDNALALYYLSDREPNVPFIFTEMQTTHYIKSHPDTYGRALADTSLKLVIFGNRSSLIDDSTALQEPANAYAIQQLRAGLEKHFVKVQNPHFPLPYWRRK from the coding sequence ATGACACGATTTCGTTTATTCTTAGTTTTATTCTGCCCTATTTTTTTTCTTTTTGCCTACAATTCTGGCTATGGGTATGATGCCTATGAATACTTAATTCTTGCTCGTACTCTGAACGAAGGTTATAATTTATACGACTTTATTCCTTCCAAATCATACCTCCTCTATTCCTCCACAAACGTTTTACTGAACCTGCTTGGTGGCTATAACCACGTTAGTGTTTCAGCGCTGATAACCTTATTGGCTACAGGTGTACTAGTCTCCTCCTGGCGGGCAGCCCGACTGTTTGGCGAACGAGTGGCTTTCCTGACCGTTGCCCTGACTGCCACCTGCTGTTTTTTCATGGAAATGAATTTCCTGGAGCCTGAAAGCTGGATTGCTATCTTTGGTTTGAATGCGTTTACACTGGCAGTTGGGAATAATGGCAAACCGAACTGGCGTTGGTTTGGCGCGGGCATTTTGCTGGGAATAGCCATGTGTTTCAAAAGCGTAGCCGCTTTCTATGTGGTAGGATTTGGCGCGTTCATCCTGCTTTTATGGCTGACGGGCCGATTAACCTTCTGGCCTATGGTTGGCCGTGGCATGCTGGTACTGGCAGGATTTGTAGCCCCATTACTCTTGTCGATGTTCTATTTCTACACGACGAATCGGTTAGATGCTCACCTGGAGTGGACCTATATTTATCCCTTCGGCGGCTATCCGTCTCATACATTGTTTCTGACTAAGTTTTTAATCAAACTGAGTTGGTTGCTACTCCTGCTCTTGGTGTCATTTTTTGTTGTGTTTCAACAGCCTTATCGAACCATCTATCAGCAGACACCGGCTTTATGGCTGGCGTTATTAGTAGCGAGCTTTTCCTGCGTCACTATGTTAAAAACACAGGCTAGCCATTACTTTTTTCAGGCTGCCGTTTTTTTTGTGATCCACCTTGGCTTCCTTGCCGATCAATGGCTGGCTCAATATGAGGCTCGTCATCAGAAGGTCTCTTACCGGATGGCGTTTTGGGGTGCAGGTGTGGTTGCTCTGCTTCTACTCGTCAGTATATTGTTGTATCGACCTGCTACTGTCCAGCGTTTTTTTACGATCAGGAACTATCAGGACGAAGAGCAAGCTGGTGCTTTTATTCGGGAGCAAGTTGGCCAAGCGGGCCATGTTCTGTTTTTTGACAATGCATTGGCTTTATATTATCTATCTGATCGTGAGCCGAATGTGCCGTTTATTTTTACGGAAATGCAGACAACGCACTACATAAAATCACATCCCGATACATACGGCCGGGCGTTAGCAGATACTAGTCTTAAGCTTGTTATTTTCGGAAATCGGTCCAGCCTGATCGACGACAGTACCGCGCTTCAAGAACCCGCCAACGCATATGCCATCCAACAATTGCGTGCGGGCCTGGAAAAACACTTTGTTAAAGTTCAAAATCCCCACTTCCCATTGCCCTACTGGCGGAGAAAGTAA
- a CDS encoding TonB-dependent receptor domain-containing protein yields the protein MKTLLLSLLIVSATTSFAQVATPSTAPPGSTTATTQPSTPPSSLTVPATTVPDPFETTKPASTTPDTFTAPAGSRPSMINGPTGIPPQAGATPSEADPIARGNGKVSGVLMDSTTNKPVEFATIALLNIATNKPIDGTTADAKGQFTIGRLAPGKYRLLYSFIGYKDKRSNLITIDKGSVVNLGTIKLAADVRTLNEVNVVGQAAMIEEKVDRMVYNADKDLTAKGGDAGDILRKVPMLSVDLDGNVTLRGSSNVRVLINNKPSTIVASSVADALKQIPADMIKTVEVITSPSAKYDAEGSAGIINIVTKKTTLQGLTLDINGGAGNRGANLGVNGNYRTGKMGFSLGGFGRAEYNVRGGFLNDQTTRTYDLASNTYSGITRTVQSANTLNQRIFGNYQLGWDYDINKTTSLTASLRYGARNGLSSQNNLLTTINTPNSYFPIVNNRNVETKDLSGTVDANVTYTKTYKPQQELSVLALYSRNNRTNSFVADILGGTDFQTITSRQKNDNPSYNQESTIQVDYQTPIKTNQLLEFGGKGIFRQVNSEFQYSVANGSDAPYITDSTRLGNTLNYDQNIAATYLSYTYMTKSKFTIKAGARYEYTYINAKFSNESAGAASSIPDYGNLVPSINISKSLKGGKIIKLAYNRRIQRPGIQFLNPNVNTSNPTNITKGNIYLSPELTDNIEFGTSANIKGLYLNATVFARRTNNEITAVRDVQQSTINGVLQQVINTTYLNVGRQDAVGLNLFANGTLFRKLQLGGGIDAYHVNLTNNNANPIYSASNSGWVIGGRIMSSLSLSNGWGFQLFGGGRGNQVQLQGTQSAMYFYSLGMRKEFNNKKASLGLAAENIFNHPFTQRSQLSSPILTQSTETSYYNAGVRLTFSYKLGKMSFDSPQKRRKSIENDDLKGDGGGDTNNQPQQQQSAPAGGGGGRGGRPRS from the coding sequence ATGAAAACGCTGTTACTTTCTTTACTCATCGTTAGTGCAACAACCTCGTTTGCCCAAGTGGCTACGCCATCTACTGCTCCTCCTGGCAGTACAACGGCAACGACACAACCGAGCACTCCACCCAGCAGTTTAACTGTTCCTGCCACAACAGTACCAGACCCCTTTGAAACGACCAAACCTGCCAGTACGACTCCCGATACGTTCACCGCTCCGGCTGGCTCTAGACCCAGTATGATCAATGGACCAACGGGTATACCCCCTCAAGCAGGGGCTACCCCGTCGGAAGCAGATCCAATTGCCCGTGGTAATGGTAAAGTAAGTGGCGTACTGATGGACTCAACGACTAACAAACCCGTTGAATTTGCGACCATCGCCCTGTTAAATATCGCTACAAACAAACCCATTGACGGTACCACTGCCGATGCAAAAGGGCAATTTACCATTGGCCGTTTAGCTCCTGGTAAGTACCGGCTTCTGTATTCGTTCATCGGTTATAAAGACAAACGAAGCAACCTGATTACCATTGATAAAGGCAGTGTTGTAAACCTTGGTACAATTAAACTCGCAGCCGATGTTCGAACCCTTAATGAAGTAAATGTGGTTGGGCAGGCTGCCATGATTGAAGAAAAAGTAGACCGGATGGTTTACAATGCCGATAAGGACCTTACCGCTAAAGGAGGAGATGCGGGTGACATTCTACGTAAAGTACCCATGCTCTCGGTGGATCTGGATGGCAATGTAACCCTGCGTGGCAGTAGCAATGTTCGGGTATTAATTAATAATAAGCCATCTACAATTGTTGCCAGTAGCGTTGCTGATGCCCTAAAGCAGATTCCGGCAGATATGATTAAGACGGTTGAGGTGATCACCTCGCCATCGGCTAAATATGATGCTGAAGGTTCGGCAGGTATTATCAATATCGTAACCAAGAAAACTACCCTACAGGGTTTGACGCTCGACATCAATGGGGGCGCAGGTAACCGGGGAGCCAATCTGGGTGTGAATGGTAACTACCGCACAGGTAAAATGGGCTTTTCACTGGGCGGATTTGGCCGCGCAGAATATAACGTACGGGGTGGATTTCTCAACGATCAAACAACCAGAACGTATGATCTGGCTAGCAACACCTATTCGGGCATTACCCGCACCGTACAAAGCGCCAATACACTGAATCAACGTATATTTGGCAACTATCAGTTGGGCTGGGATTATGACATTAACAAGACTACGTCGCTCACGGCCAGTCTTCGGTACGGCGCTCGCAACGGTTTAAGTAGTCAGAATAATCTGCTCACAACGATAAATACGCCCAATAGCTATTTCCCAATTGTTAATAATCGTAATGTGGAGACCAAAGACCTGTCGGGTACGGTAGATGCGAACGTCACCTATACCAAAACATACAAACCCCAACAGGAACTTAGTGTGCTGGCGCTGTATAGCCGGAACAACCGGACCAATAGTTTTGTGGCCGACATTTTAGGAGGTACTGATTTTCAGACTATAACTTCCCGGCAGAAAAATGATAACCCTAGCTACAATCAGGAATCGACAATACAGGTAGATTACCAAACACCGATCAAAACCAATCAACTTCTTGAATTTGGTGGAAAGGGCATTTTTCGGCAGGTAAATAGTGAGTTCCAATATTCTGTCGCCAATGGGTCTGATGCGCCCTATATTACCGACAGCACCCGTCTGGGCAATACGTTAAACTACGACCAGAACATTGCTGCTACCTACCTGTCATATACGTATATGACAAAGAGTAAATTCACGATCAAAGCGGGCGCGCGGTATGAGTATACCTACATTAATGCCAAATTCAGCAATGAATCGGCGGGAGCAGCTTCATCCATTCCTGATTATGGAAATCTGGTGCCAAGCATCAACATTTCGAAAAGCCTGAAGGGGGGTAAGATTATTAAACTGGCGTATAACCGTCGGATTCAACGTCCTGGTATTCAATTCCTGAACCCGAACGTTAACACGTCCAACCCAACCAATATCACGAAGGGGAATATCTACCTGTCGCCTGAATTAACGGACAATATCGAGTTTGGTACCAGTGCCAACATCAAGGGATTGTACTTGAACGCAACCGTATTTGCCCGCCGAACCAATAACGAAATCACGGCGGTTCGGGATGTACAGCAGTCTACCATTAACGGAGTTTTGCAACAGGTCATCAATACTACGTATTTGAACGTTGGTCGTCAGGATGCCGTTGGTCTGAATCTATTTGCTAATGGAACTCTGTTCCGCAAACTGCAATTAGGGGGAGGGATCGATGCCTATCACGTGAACCTGACCAACAACAATGCAAACCCAATTTATTCTGCCTCAAACTCAGGCTGGGTCATTGGTGGCCGAATCATGAGCAGCTTATCGCTCAGCAACGGTTGGGGCTTTCAGCTCTTCGGCGGAGGCCGGGGCAACCAGGTCCAATTACAGGGGACGCAGAGTGCCATGTATTTTTACAGCCTTGGGATGCGGAAAGAATTTAACAACAAAAAAGCCAGCTTAGGCTTAGCCGCTGAAAACATCTTTAACCACCCGTTTACGCAACGTTCTCAGCTAAGCTCGCCAATTTTGACTCAGAGCACAGAGACCAGCTATTACAATGCGGGGGTTCGGTTAACGTTTAGCTACAAGCTTGGCAAAATGAGTTTCGATTCACCACAAAAACGCCGGAAGTCTATCGAAAACGATGATTTGAAAGGTGATGGGGGCGGTGATACTAATAACCAGCCACAACAGCAACAGTCGGCGCCAGCAGGTGGTGGCGGTGGGCGCGGTGGACGACCACGGTCATAG
- a CDS encoding DUF4405 domain-containing protein gives MKSKNLVSLFVAAIFLVLATTGLLIYFGQGSHIVDHTHAWFGILFFVAAVFHIVNNWASLVGYTKNRRTGSIQKEFFLPAIIAVVFAAGIGFDVPVFDKLANAGKSLFRGNKPRPESMPQAKVDSIANAVETAFASAYSKGDTAALAVVMPTKTTTLTQAGTLLSGSDVQQNLLKKTAAEVVKTKVDKAEALDDHLIIVRGTSTNTTATSPTVYMHVLKEQDRKWQIVAAQGAYPTVQ, from the coding sequence ATGAAATCTAAAAATTTAGTTAGCCTTTTTGTTGCAGCAATTTTTCTTGTTTTGGCTACCACTGGTCTGTTGATTTATTTCGGCCAGGGGTCGCACATCGTTGATCATACCCATGCCTGGTTTGGTATACTGTTCTTTGTCGCGGCTGTATTTCATATTGTTAATAACTGGGCGTCGCTGGTAGGTTATACCAAAAACCGTCGGACCGGTAGTATCCAGAAAGAGTTCTTTTTGCCAGCCATTATAGCGGTTGTTTTTGCAGCCGGCATTGGGTTTGATGTCCCCGTTTTTGACAAACTGGCTAATGCAGGTAAAAGCCTGTTTCGGGGTAACAAGCCCCGGCCAGAATCGATGCCACAAGCTAAAGTTGATTCGATAGCGAATGCCGTTGAAACAGCCTTTGCCAGCGCCTATAGTAAAGGCGACACTGCGGCATTAGCGGTTGTTATGCCGACCAAAACAACAACACTAACGCAGGCGGGTACGCTCCTGAGTGGGTCGGATGTGCAGCAGAATCTGCTTAAAAAGACGGCGGCTGAAGTAGTTAAAACTAAAGTTGATAAAGCCGAAGCACTTGATGATCATTTAATTATTGTGCGAGGTACCTCAACAAATACCACTGCAACCTCGCCAACTGTTTACATGCACGTGTTGAAAGAACAAGACAGGAAATGGCAAATTGTAGCTGCTCAGGGAGCCTATCCAACTGTACAATAA